One Planctomycetota bacterium genomic window carries:
- a CDS encoding transposase gives MRAFDAIFESEGVIVKKVGPLAPNMNAYAERWVQSLKHECLNHFVVFGERHLQRLVDEYVAYYQELRPHQAIGNVVLDPNSSSPLAYNDETVDSQDILGGLIKHYYRKAA, from the coding sequence ATGCGGGCGTTCGACGCGATCTTCGAATCCGAGGGCGTGATCGTGAAAAAGGTCGGCCCGTTGGCGCCCAATATGAACGCCTATGCCGAACGATGGGTACAGTCGTTGAAACACGAGTGCCTGAACCACTTCGTCGTATTCGGCGAGCGGCATCTTCAACGCCTGGTCGACGAGTACGTCGCATATTACCAGGAACTGCGCCCGCACCAGGCCATCGGCAATGTCGTGCTTGATCCGAATTCATCCTCGCCGCTGGCGTACAACGACGAGACGGTGGATTCCCAAGACATTCTCGGAGGGCTCATCAAGCACTACTACCGCAAGGCAGCGTGA
- a CDS encoding GNAT family N-acetyltransferase, with product MPDASSWVIEKLHKRHDRAAFSCGVVELDDYLHRFAGQNEKTGISQHFVAVATAGDSRILGYYALSAGSVAFDLVPDELRKRLPRYPIPVAHIGRLAVDQSMQGQGLGEDLLIDALVRIVRIADELGIHAVEVVAINDSAQRFYLKYGFTPLADDERHLYLPLSAARKLDFG from the coding sequence GTGCCTGACGCATCGTCGTGGGTTATCGAGAAGCTCCACAAGCGCCACGATCGTGCCGCGTTTTCCTGTGGCGTCGTCGAGCTCGATGATTACCTGCACCGCTTCGCGGGTCAGAACGAAAAGACGGGAATCAGTCAGCACTTTGTCGCGGTGGCCACCGCCGGCGACAGCAGGATTCTCGGGTACTATGCGCTCTCGGCCGGCTCCGTCGCTTTCGATCTGGTACCGGATGAACTGAGGAAGCGCCTGCCGCGCTACCCGATCCCGGTGGCGCACATCGGCCGACTGGCTGTTGATCAGTCGATGCAGGGCCAGGGTCTCGGCGAAGACCTGCTGATCGACGCCCTGGTGCGTATCGTCCGTATCGCCGACGAACTGGGCATTCACGCTGTCGAGGTCGTCGCGATCAACGACAGCGCCCAACGGTTCTACCTGAAATACGGCTTTACCCCGTTGGCCGATGATGAGCGGCACCTGTATCTGCCGTTGTCGGCGGCTCGGAAGCTCGACTTTGGCTGA
- a CDS encoding nucleotidyl transferase AbiEii/AbiGii toxin family protein, producing the protein MTDKPTTNMAASVRQRLLNLRQSSGEDYNALLMQYAIERFLYRLSKSDLADRFVLKGAMLFRVWSGAMHRPTKDVDLLGRGAPTPDAVADAVRYILVAPVPDDGLTFDPDAVVAAEIREEQEYGGIRVKLVAMLGSARIPMQIDVGFGDAITPDAEVHPYPTLLGMDAPRVRMYPPETVVAEKLEAAVTLGMTNSRMKDFYDLLVIFRTYELADEAVARAIAATFERRQTALPADVPPGLSDEFGNDPGTQRLWREFLRRLQIEDAAGEFAEVVAGIRDRIWPIVAQARRMSES; encoded by the coding sequence ATGACCGACAAGCCCACGACGAACATGGCGGCGTCGGTGCGTCAGCGGCTGCTGAATCTCCGGCAGTCCAGTGGCGAAGATTACAACGCGCTGCTGATGCAGTACGCCATCGAGCGGTTTCTGTACCGGCTGTCGAAGTCCGACCTGGCTGACCGCTTCGTCCTCAAGGGCGCGATGCTGTTCCGTGTCTGGTCTGGAGCGATGCACCGCCCCACCAAAGACGTCGATCTGCTCGGTCGCGGAGCGCCGACCCCGGACGCTGTTGCCGACGCGGTGCGTTATATTCTCGTTGCGCCGGTGCCGGACGATGGGCTGACCTTCGACCCCGACGCCGTGGTGGCCGCCGAGATTCGCGAGGAGCAGGAATACGGCGGCATCCGCGTCAAACTCGTGGCCATGCTGGGTAGCGCCCGGATTCCGATGCAGATCGATGTGGGCTTCGGCGATGCGATCACGCCCGACGCGGAAGTTCATCCCTATCCGACGCTCTTGGGCATGGACGCGCCACGGGTGCGGATGTATCCGCCCGAGACTGTCGTCGCTGAAAAGCTCGAAGCGGCTGTCACACTGGGCATGACCAACAGCCGGATGAAGGACTTCTACGACCTGCTCGTGATCTTCCGTACCTACGAGCTCGCCGACGAAGCCGTGGCCAGGGCCATCGCAGCGACATTTGAGCGCAGGCAGACGGCGCTGCCGGCCGACGTGCCGCCGGGGCTTTCGGATGAGTTCGGCAACGATCCCGGGACGCAGCGCCTGTGGCGCGAGTTTCTTCGCCGACTACAGATCGAGGATGCAGCCGGCGAGTTCGCCGAGGTCGTGGCGGGCATCCGCGACCGCATCTGGCCGATAGTCGCTCAAGCCCGACGGATGTCCGAATCGTAA
- a CDS encoding transcriptional regulator: MADTQTDRLIRYIRRRGIVRASDLAGTGVDRRVLKRLVDRGELVRRSRGVYTTPDHELTRHTSMAEVCARAPSATVCLISALDFHELTTQIAHAVWIMIDRKARPPKIDHPPIEIVYASGESLTAGVVTHQIEGVRVPITDPAKTVADCFKYRDHVGHDVAIEALRDCLRQRKATPSRIYEMAKIDRVAKSVRPYLEALT; encoded by the coding sequence GTGGCTGATACACAAACAGATCGACTGATCAGGTACATTCGACGCCGAGGCATCGTGCGCGCGAGCGATCTGGCGGGCACCGGCGTGGATCGGCGCGTGCTCAAGCGTCTTGTCGATCGCGGCGAGCTTGTGCGCCGCTCGCGCGGGGTGTACACCACGCCGGACCACGAACTGACCCGCCACACGAGCATGGCAGAGGTCTGCGCCCGCGCCCCGAGCGCTACCGTGTGCCTGATCTCGGCGCTGGACTTTCACGAGCTGACGACGCAGATCGCCCACGCTGTGTGGATCATGATCGATCGCAAGGCGCGGCCGCCGAAGATCGACCACCCGCCGATCGAGATCGTATATGCGTCGGGTGAGTCGCTGACCGCCGGCGTCGTAACCCACCAGATCGAGGGTGTCCGGGTGCCGATCACCGATCCCGCCAAGACAGTGGCGGACTGCTTCAAGTATCGCGATCATGTCGGCCACGATGTGGCCATCGAGGCGCTGCGCGATTGCCTGCGTCAGCGCAAGGCCACACCGAGCCGGATATATGAAATGGCGAAGATCGATCGCGTGGCGAAGTCGGTGAGACCATACCTCGAGGCGCTGACATGA
- a CDS encoding DUF1778 domain-containing protein: MGSRRTPMATQHSTTRDARLDFRLSHEHKRVIEQAATVTGQSLSDFAVANLVQAAQRTIDEATVTRLSIRDRDTFLKLIASDAKPNKALKAAAERYRKRRA, translated from the coding sequence ATGGGTAGCAGGAGAACACCCATGGCCACGCAGCATTCGACAACCCGAGATGCCCGCCTGGATTTCCGCCTCAGCCACGAGCACAAGCGGGTCATTGAGCAGGCGGCCACCGTGACAGGCCAGTCGCTGTCCGATTTCGCTGTCGCCAACCTGGTGCAGGCGGCGCAGCGGACGATCGATGAAGCCACGGTCACCCGGCTGTCAATCCGCGATCGCGACACGTTTCTGAAGCTCATCGCATCCGATGCCAAGCCCAACAAGGCGCTGAAGGCCGCCGCCGAGCGGTACAGGAAGCGCCGTGCCTGA